Below is a window of Arabidopsis thaliana chromosome 2, partial sequence DNA.
ctTCGTTATTCGTCCAGACTACTTGCTCCAGAGAATTAGAGAGCTTCTTATAGAACTGCAAACAAACCATCATCTCTGCTTAGCTCATAAACCAGTTAATTACCCTATCATATAGTCGAAACCAAGCTATTTGACTTACCTTGTGAAATTCGAGAGTGTCTCCTTTCGACTTCGATACTTGAACCATATGAAGACTTGGCGCTACTTGGAATATCTGCTTGTTGTCACAccatacaaacaaaaaacacactGATTCAATAAACCATCACCAACACTTTCTTGAATGTCCAGTCTCATATAACATACCTCTGTCGCTACATTGAGATTCCCCTTTCTTCCAGCCTTCACATTCTCAAGCCTCATCTGATTTCAAGTAATGTACTACGACGTCTTTAGTTAttgattcttttcatttcatttcatttccgTTACAGAGTTTTCACTAACCTTGTAGTTCTTCTTTTGAACATCGAAACCGAGAGGCTTTGCAGCTTCTTCTATCTTCTCGATGATCTCATTCGCGCCTCCTCTCAATGTTATCCTTGTTTCCCTCTTAAATTCctgttttcaaaataaaatattccgATCTCAGAATATGGAGACAGGAGAGCCAGTCTTTTATAGGAACAGAACACAAACCTGTTCTGGATCAAACAGATTCTCTAGGTTAAGTCCCCTTGACATTGAAATGATCTCGAAGGCATTGATCGCCGCTGGctgttcttctctcttctcagtAACAAGATGTTCCTGTATATGATCATCACATGCGTTATGTGATGCtcttgttaagaaaaaatgaaaaagaagaagaaaaactatCCACACCTCAGAGTCCTTGAAAACAGCATCAATATCGTCCATGTTTGAATCATCCCTCTCCTCGAAAACAGGTGGCTTGTAATCTTTCTTGAACCATTCATCTTCGAAAACCTCTTGCGGTGTTACACGCTgacacaaaaccaaatcaactCAGTTTCTTCAAATTGCATAGGAAACAAACAATCTAAATAATAGTGAGTGTTTAGGATCCTCATTCTCCGGTAATCAAAAGACATGTTTATTCGATTAGTATGCTTAACCAAGAACTAGTGGTTGATTTTTGCCAAAAACAAGGGAACAATCAGAAACTGTGCAATGAAATGAGAGATGAAGCAGATAGAGTTGTACATGTTATTATGCATAACACAGGTtcctcaactttttttctccAGCCCTTTTGTGCtggaaaaatggaaaacatgGTTGAGTAGTACAATAAATCATGGTGCAAAGGAAGGAATATAGAGCTCATTACTCAACTCtcaagggtttttaaaagcCATAAAGTTCATGTTTGTGTGAAAATTCTTAGCAATGGACAGCTTTTCGCTCCAACAGTTGTGGACAAGTAAATGCCTTTTATTTAGAGGGGTATATGAGCATGTAAAAATTACTTACAGTCATCGGATTCGGATCTAAGATTCTAGTGATGAGTTTCATGGCACCGAGTGAGAGCCACGGAGGACAGTTGAATTCACCAGATGATATCTGCACCAAACCACAAAAATGCCGAAAGGGAGTTataaaaatcctaaaacaaGCATTGCTGGAAGATTCCATctaaaagagagaattttagAAAAGAGTTGCTCacttttttataaagattcaTTAGATTAGAATCATCAAAAGGTAAGTAACCTGCAAGCAGGACATAGAGTACAACACCGCATGACCACATGTCAGCTGTTGCTCCATCATAGCCTCTATCATTGAGAACCTAAAACCCGCAAAGATGTCGGTTATAAAGACGTAAAATGAAAGGATAATATTATAAGATATAAAGAAATCATGTTTGTTTTAGGCAGACCTCAGGAGCAACGTAGTTTGGTGTTCCACACGATGTATGCAAGAGTCCATCATCCTGATATCCCCAAGCATATAAACCATGTTTAAGAatagatatatgtatataatttttgacAACAAAATCCGTAAGTTCTTAGGAAAAATGAAACCACTTCTTGGAACAGTAAAATACTTATGGAAACAGATGGTCATTACCCTGACTTGTTGGGACAAAGCACTTAATCCAAAATCTGAGATCTTGAGGTTTCCATAGGAGTCCAATAGTAAATTTTCAGGCTGCAAAATCACATTACAATAGTCAATTACTGGCTTACTGCACATAATATATGCATAGGTAACTTCTCTATCAATATACCATGTTTCAGTCCTACCATCTATAAAAACAATGTATGTACCTTGAGGTCTCTATGGTAGACCCCTCTGCTATGACAGTAGTCCACAGCATGTATAAGCTGTTGGAAATATCTCCGCGCCTCATCTTCTTTCATCCGCCCATCATTTACCTTCATTCATAAGTTATCACTATCAGATTTCACAACTATAATGTGACATCACAGAATCACAACCATTTATAATTGTGGTAACTAACTTACAATCTTATCAAAGAGTTCTCCTCCTGTAACATACTCCAAGATGATAAATATTTTCGTCTTACTTGCCATcacctgcaacaacaacaaccagtaCAATTTCGAAGTAAGTAATTTCCAAGTACATAGTACATAATCAAATAACACATTTATCTAAAGAAGTGTTAATTACCTCATATAATTGAACAACATTTGGATGTTTTATCAACTTCATAGTAGCTATCTCTCTTCTAATCTgtaaaattcaacaaaaaaacacaagcaaGATCAAAATCAACCGATAAAAAACCGCAATGCGAAAGCAGAGTATCCATAAttcaataataacaaaaacctGTTCAGCCATTTTATGCTTGAGAACTTTCTCTTTATCAAGAATCTTGAGAGCAACAGGTTCTCCAGTTTCAGAGTTTCTAGCAAACTTAACTTTAGCAAACGTTCCTTCTCCAATTGTTCTTCCAACTTCATATTTACCTACTCTACGTTTCACTTGCTGTCTCCGATTCATTTCTCTAACCACACCACAAACAAATATCACTCCTTCAGAAAACTTAGAACAAAGAACGAAACTTTAGAGGATTTGATTGGAAACAAGAAAAGggtaaagaagaagcaagacaGAGAATATCtcaatcttatatatatatatatatatatatatatatatatatatatattacttatttaaaaagcaaaaaagaaccttaattttttgttggggATCAACATAAGAGAAGATCTGATAGCTACAGAGAGATtgagtgagaaagagagagatttaaaaTGGCTTTTGAGAGAGACGAAGAGACAGAGGTCGTGAtaaacgatgaagaagaagaagaagatttattttgattattaaatttttgttggaaaaattCGTTTTTGGTGAGAAGTTACAGTTTTGCTTTAAGGAGTTTCAGTAGCAGACAAAGATCCTTAgaacagaaagaaacaaaaattaattgctgtctttggtctttttttgagttttgtaacttgtaaccactaaaaaaaaaaaaaaaaaaaaaggcacaGTAACcgatttcaaagttttaagaTGATGAACTCAATTCGgatctgttttctcttttcttttcttttattttattttgatattaaatttctttttttaatgttgaattatttttgCCAAACAATTCTgaaataataatgattaaaaatgataatattagttttttttaatggatcAAAGAATTGGGGCGAATTTTGTTGTGACTAgtgaagattttgtttttttgtttttgtgatgaatgtttgtttattgACTTACTGATAGTGACAATAACTAACAAGATTTTTCGATTTAAGTAATTTTGTCTTCCACAAAAGATTGAACATGTAAAAGATACTAAtctgttgtaaaaaaaaaaggacaatACTAGGATCTAATCTAGATGGTATACCACCAGAtaagtttgtatttttatatataataatgttcAATTTTTATATGGACAAACACATTTTATGCAGCTTCGCTTTAACAGTCTCAACTTGACTGACATTTGATATATGAGAGTTATAGTGCAGAGTTTACTTTGAGTTGAATggttattataaaatttaatcagTGGCAACTGGCCCACTGGCCAGTGTGTAACAACAAGCAAAGATCCAGAAAGATTGACAAATTAAAAGCTAATTAAATTATTCGAACCTAATTTTCTTGTTCAGATTTGTTTCACTTTTAATATTCATAGTCGTAACCTTACTCGAAAAAGACATCCACGTTATTTGTAAGAGTTCCGGTGCATATCACCCATCGCTTGCAATTACTATCTAGTTGCTGCAAAGTtaagaaatcaattttaaaaatgagaatgaagaaaagTTTCAAATCCTTTTTCTTGGCATTGAAGTGGTTTATAAACTCCATCAAATCCAGCTATGTGAAGAGAAACAGATAATCCACAAAGAATCAACgccaaatcacaaaatctatcCAAAAGAGAGGTTTCCAAGTTAACAGACTCGGCTGGTGatatttgaagaaagagaCTTGAGCTGTGAGTTCCATTTATCAACCGCCTTATGCAACTTCCTTCCATTGCCACTGTCGCCTCTCAGTAAGTAACGGTTCATTTCATCAATGTGACCATCGATTCTGCTGTCGAGTATCAGCGACACTAGTAACTCCGTCACATCCGTCTCTGGCACGTTCAGTTCCTTTGATATGAACGGAATCCCTATCTTTGTGTATGGCTTAATCAGCTTCAGTAACACTTGTGTTCTCACTTTCTTCAGCAGATCTTCCATGTAGTTTCTGATGAATGGATCATCCATTATCGTCCTCCGGTTACTCTACATTCCAAAAACCATTCCATGAGTGTCgttttcatatataatgaGTTGAAAAAACAACCCAATAATACTTCACTTTTTACCTTTAGTATTCTCTCAAACTCTATGATCTCATTTCGTTGATATGCTGCGATCAAATTTGTCATTGCCAAAATCTCAGGGTCGTTTTTGTACCTGCAGAGAGCCAACTATGAAGCAACGAACCAAAACGAGtgttcaacaaaaaatatatacggAAATGACTTACGGCTTTGCCTCTTGGCCATCAAACGGATTCACTTCTGACTCCATCAGCATATTCGCCAGAACAAGATACCTTTGCAtagccaaaagaaaaaaaaaacaaagatcattAACTCTAACATGTTTGGACCGATCACAGAAAGTTACTGGACAAGAGTAATCGAATAATGCTCATATGCACCTAAAACCATGTCCCAAGTCAAATCTAAATAATATGCTTTGCTTTAATCATCCATTACatcttttatatttacttttatacCATGTTAATAATCAAGTGACCAGAGGGTATCAAATAAGAAAGGATAAAGAGATGAGAAGATCATAGGAAACATACTTCAGGCACTGTATACGTCTTTGGTTGCCAGCTTCATCGTAATTTTTAAAAGCCTCAAAGAAGTCTGTCGCTGCTTCTTCCCACTGACGTTCTGCCATGTGCATTTTTCCACCACACTCGCGGATTATACCCATGATCCTAGGATGAGGTATGGCAGACTTGATGGCAAGTGCCTTATGGTATAGTTGCTGCATCCATTCAAGAGTGTTGTTGAGTCTCAGTCACAAAAGCCAGAAGAAAGTATGCAGCAATAAAATTGCAGAATCTCAAAATTGTAAGAAACCATGTAGCTTATGACATTTACCTTAAGCTTTTTGTTGTCCTTCGTTTCAGTGTAAATCTGAATTTCAATTGCATAAACCTCAAGCAGCTGACTTCCTTTCTTCTGATCATCAGTTCCATCTTCCTTTTGACAAGACTTATGGAGTTCCTTCAGAATCTGGCAAGCAATAATAGATGTTATTGTCCATACTAGGATCACTAAACATAATCAGCGTCAGTcaaaagatttgattaaaCAACATTATACCTTAGTCATCCGTCTGTATTCACCAATGTCAAACCAGATGTTGCAGAGTTTAAGATTTGTCTTGAACCAGAGTCtctgtgaaagaaaaaaatatgttcaCAACACCAAACGATTGAGAAGGAATCAGTAGCTTATACAAAACGAATGAATAGCTTCTAAACCTCATTCTTAGCCTCTTCAAGGGCTTTCAAAGTGGTCTGATAGAACTCTTGCAGCAGGCCAGTGTTCTGGCTAGCAGATCCAGAGACGAAATCCATGATAttgtttatacatttttcGCTGTAATTCCTGGTGACTGCTGACTTGATATATGTAAGCATCTCTGTATAGGCTTCCATCATTTCTTTGTATTTACCTAGACGATAATAGATCTTCACAGTCTGCTTAAGAGCTTTGAAACCCCTGACAAGAAAATAGGCCATTGAATGGTTTAACAAAACTTCAAACAGACTTTCACACATACTACGGATAGACAGAATAGTAGAGGCAATGAATCTTCTTTAGGAATACTGATGTTTTGTGTgagatacaaagaaaaaacagccTAAAGGTACAAAAATTAACTTGAGATAAACCAGGAAAAAAGCCGGAGATCATAACTAAAGAGAAGGGTCAAATCCGAATGCACACACAGCCCACGTTCAACAATCAACATGGTCAAGAACTATATTTGACTGCAACTAAACAAGCTATATTACATGATAATTTATAAACAGACTACAGGAATAAAACTAACTTTACATAGACAAGGAAAATCTTGCAGGTAACCTAGAGATCTACAATTCCTATCTCTTCCATCAACATTACATTCAAAACCACAAATCCAGTACTCCTCTACTTGAACAATAATCACAGAAACTATTCAACGGTCTTACCAGTCAGCTTTCTCAGGTTCCATCTGAACAACCTCAGCAAATCCAGAAAGTGCTTCTTCAGGTTCAGTCTCAACCATACCTTAAAGAAGGAAACCACTAGGAGTCAAGATTTATAATCGCAGCACAAGTTTGAGAATGCAAACACAATAGAACGTAAGAAAAAACTAACCTTTAGAGTTATAATACTGGTTCTCAATGTCAACATCTTGTTCCTCTTGCTCCTCATCAGAATACTCGAATCCATAGTCCTCCATGTCAGCATCTACacaaaaatcgaaaacccAAATCAATAAAACACTATCGATTCGTAACAAAGTAAGTAGTCGAATTCGGGAACTTTCGAACCCTAGATTGTTTCAGAGTAGAAGATTAGACAtagcaaaacaagaacaagaccTGAAGCCATGTCGattcgatgaagaagaacaccaAACGATACGTGGATTAGGGCAGAGAAAGAACGATTAGAgaattttgcttctctttctcaaaggGTTTTTGcggaagtagaagaagaagagaagaagaagagaagaagaaggtggaagAAGTAAGATTTGTTGCTGGATTTGTGAAATATTACTATTGGGCCGAGTAGGTAAGAGATAATAATAGTCCGATcagatatatatgtatatatacatatacagtatatatatatatatatacacatataatatgaatcaaaatatttttttaactttaaaataaattatatcatGGATatggtaaaaaaagaaattattagttataaatttgcaatcatttaatttttaagcaaaatagaaatttttaattgattgagatttgaagaaatttatatggtatagataataaataaaatggaaattaAGTTAGAGATAGACCTTTTCAAAATTgagaacaaaatcagaaatttgTCTTAAAAAGGaggatttaaaattttaatagccttatatgatataaaataatgaaaacctaataaacattttataagttttttctcttaataattttattaaaagaaagataagaaatttgaaaatgaattgcTCACATAAATTCTGTAAAAAtgatgcaagaaaaaaaaaactgtaaaagaATAGAAGAAGCTGCAATCTAAAGTTTGTGGCGAAGACacaattataatttataaaccaCTTTAGCCGCTCGTAGAGAACCAGCGTGGTTGCATTCCCGGATTGAGGAGGAAAAGCGTTGAGATTGATGGGGGGTAATGCATGTTTGGTGTTGTTTGGCTAGGAGCGTGTGTGCTCTGCTTTTAAATCTTAAAAGTAAAGCAAgcatttttcattttcgttattcttaagaaaataaaattatgaacCATACAAAAGGTTTAAGTTTCATACAATATTAAAGTGGACATAAGGCCAAATTGACCTAAACCAAAGGTAACCAATAAACTGGTGAAGATGTGAAACGAtgagattaagaaaaaacaacacaaagtCAAGAAGTAGATTGCCTACTTTGAAGTTAATGGGGTTACACTTCGAGGAACAAGAGTGCACTTAAGAGGATGAGCCATGCTCAACGTTCCTTTACCAGCAACCTCATTCATGTTGATCTTATGTCCGTCGATCTTCCAATCAAAGCATTGCACCATCACTCCAATAGCGGTTTCTACAGACACATAAGCTAGATTCACTCCAGGACATCCTCTCCTTCCGCTTCCGAATGAAAGATATTTTagaacttcttcttttattgCGTCTTTTTGGCTtgatcttgaagaagctagaaaCCTCTCTGGTTTAAACTCCAGTGGATCTTCCCAGTTATCAGGATCTCTCATTATAGCATAACCATTAACAACAAGTTTTGTCTTCTTAGGTATAGAAAAGCCTCCGATCGTACACCCGTCTTGAAACGTCCTCAACACAAGAGGGATCGTAGGGTGCAATCTTAGCCCTTCTTTGACAGTTGCTTGCAAGTAAAGGAGATTCGGTAGATCAGTTTCTTGAATCAACCTTGTTTTCCCTACAACAgaatcaatttcttctctcaatctctcaagAATCAAAGAGTTGTTCATGATCTCGGCCATGGTCCACTCTATAGTGTGTGTTGCGGTGTCAGTACCTGCAAAGAAAAGATCCTGTAGTATCAAACGTTTCTTAGTCAAGAAAAACCATTGGTGTTCGCTAAATTTGTTATAAGAGATGAATATTTACCACAAACAAGGACTTGATATGGTCTCTAGTGATCTTATACTCGGAAGTTTTGTCTCCATAAACTTCTAAGAGCTTATCCATTATGTCAGTACCTTGTTGATTCTCCTCAAGTCTCTCTTCGTTTTCCACAAGAATCTTCTCTAACACCTCGTCAAACTTGAGAGAAATATCCATGAACACCTTTTTAAACAGTGTGATCCCAATCTTCTTAAGTGGTTTCCGCAAGATGGCCGCCAGCAAAAACTTCTTCAACAAGGCATCTGACTTGGTCACCAAGCCTCTAATTCTCTCTGCTTCACCATTTTCTTCTGAACAGGTCCTCCCCATAATCATCTTGCAGATTATGTTGTTGACTAGCTTCATAGCTTCATCAGCAATCTCaacactttctttcttcatcgcCTTATCTAATAGGTTTGAGTAAAACCTCTCTACTTCATTTGCACGGATGCGTTGTGACCTCTCGAGTGCTTGAGGCCCGAGGAGCTTTGTGACGATGAGCTTCTTCATGAACTTCCAGTATTCTCCGTAAGGTGCGGTAATGAAGCTAAATGATCCGAGGAAGAGAGACCCCTCATTCGTAGGGAAGTCGCGAGTGGAAACGTTTACGTCTTGTGCCCTAAAGATCTCATAGGCTATTGAGGGAGAGGAGACAAGGAGTATGGGAACATTGAAGACGTGAAGATAGAGGAGAGGTCCATACTTGGAGGAGAGTTTTTGCAAAGATCTGTgcataaaaagagagaggagatgatgaagatggcCAATGATCGGTAGAGAGGGAGGGCTCGGTGGCAAATTGAAACCAtcctttggtttcttgaagaagaaagagtaacAGAGGATTGAAAGGAGGCAGAGGAGGATTAAGATCAAACAGTTTACAAAGTCAACGTTCATTATCTCTCCCATTGTTTGTTGCTCAAAGTGAAGAAAATCAGATGAATTTAAATATCAAGAATCCTTGaataatcttttatatataaattagaacACCCATgaatataatatgaaaatgcttgattaattatttacctaaataaattgtttttttggaagaACGTGGTATAACAACAGACAGATGGAATCTTTCCTTTTGAATAATATAGATAGTAATCAATACATAAGTTTTttactatatagtatatacacTCATGataaatcattaatttagtaactttgaaaaccgTGTGACCCTTAAATACGTCAATTAGTATTTGATATGATTTGGATATTCAATTACCCAACTAACATAAAGAC
It encodes the following:
- the CIPK3 gene encoding CBL-interacting protein kinase 3 (CBL-interacting protein kinase 3 (CIPK3); CONTAINS InterPro DOMAIN/s: Protein kinase, ATP binding site (InterPro:IPR017441), Serine/threonine-protein kinase domain (InterPro:IPR002290), NAF/FISL domain (InterPro:IPR018451), Serine/threonine-protein kinase-like domain (InterPro:IPR017442), Protein kinase-like domain (InterPro:IPR011009), Serine/threonine-protein kinase, active site (InterPro:IPR008271), NAF domain (InterPro:IPR004041), CBL-interacting protein kinase (InterPro:IPR020660), Protein kinase, catalytic domain (InterPro:IPR000719), Calcium/calmodulin-dependent protein kinase-like (InterPro:IPR020636); BEST Arabidopsis thaliana protein match is: Ca2+regulated serine-threonine protein kinase family protein (TAIR:AT5G21326.1); Has 131630 Blast hits to 129396 proteins in 4338 species: Archae - 194; Bacteria - 15541; Metazoa - 48417; Fungi - 13320; Plants - 31914; Viruses - 527; Other Eukaryotes - 21717 (source: NCBI BLink).) — its product is MNRRQQVKRRVGKYEVGRTIGEGTFAKVKFARNSETGEPVALKILDKEKVLKHKMAEQIRREIATMKLIKHPNVVQLYEVMASKTKIFIILEYVTGGELFDKIVNDGRMKEDEARRYFQQLIHAVDYCHSRGVYHRDLKPENLLLDSYGNLKISDFGLSALSQQVRDDGLLHTSCGTPNYVAPEVLNDRGYDGATADMWSCGVVLYVLLAGYLPFDDSNLMNLYKKISSGEFNCPPWLSLGAMKLITRILDPNPMTRVTPQEVFEDEWFKKDYKPPVFEERDDSNMDDIDAVFKDSEEHLVTEKREEQPAAINAFEIISMSRGLNLENLFDPEQEFKRETRITLRGGANEIIEKIEEAAKPLGFDVQKKNYKVSENSVTEMK
- the CIPK3 gene encoding CBL-interacting protein kinase 3 (CBL-interacting protein kinase 3 (CIPK3); CONTAINS InterPro DOMAIN/s: Protein kinase, ATP binding site (InterPro:IPR017441), Serine/threonine-protein kinase domain (InterPro:IPR002290), NAF/FISL domain (InterPro:IPR018451), Serine/threonine-protein kinase-like domain (InterPro:IPR017442), Protein kinase-like domain (InterPro:IPR011009), Serine/threonine-protein kinase, active site (InterPro:IPR008271), NAF domain (InterPro:IPR004041), CBL-interacting protein kinase (InterPro:IPR020660), Protein kinase, catalytic domain (InterPro:IPR000719), Calcium/calmodulin-dependent protein kinase-like (InterPro:IPR020636); BEST Arabidopsis thaliana protein match is: Ca2+regulated serine-threonine protein kinase family protein (TAIR:AT5G21326.1); Has 131035 Blast hits to 128804 proteins in 4263 species: Archae - 194; Bacteria - 15260; Metazoa - 48258; Fungi - 13319; Plants - 31760; Viruses - 527; Other Eukaryotes - 21717 (source: NCBI BLink).), whose translation is MNRRQQVKRRVGKYEVGRTIGEGTFAKVKFARNSETGEPVALKILDKEKVLKHKMAEQIRREIATMKLIKHPNVVQLYEVMASKTKIFIILEYVTGGELFDKIVNDGRMKEDEARRYFQQLIHAVDYCHSRGVYHRDLKPENLLLDSYGNLKISDFGLSALSQQVRDDGLLHTSCGTPNYVAPEVLNDRGYDGATADMWSCGVVLYVLLAGYLPFDDSNLMNLYKKISSGEFNCPPWLSLGAMKLITRILDPNPMTVSNFYMLIYPSK